In Zunongwangia profunda SM-A87, the following proteins share a genomic window:
- a CDS encoding ABC transporter transmembrane domain-containing protein, with the protein MAKSSISPWTKLWNLLKLEKRDILHVLYYAIFAGLISLTLPLGIQAIINLIQGAEVSTSWILLTCLVTLGVGFNGALQVLQLDLVENIQEKVFTRASFEFIYRFPKMRVRELENYYPPELSNRFFDVLTLQKGLQKLLLDFPAAVIQIIFGLLLLSFYHPFFIAFAILLIVLIYIIFKFSLSKALETSILESKKKYHIAFWIQQVAANFRTFKIFPDEYEQNKNNHLVQKYLENRQSHFGTVKNQYKQMVVFKVIVTLGLLLIGGLLVINQQMNIGQFVAAEIIIVLVINSVEKIGLSLETIYDVVTAVEKISEVTSKKLDRKTGVHENDVHLFPIKIENLHIEESVVPDIVVNKGDLINIVGAEVVINDFFHYLSGMKKTKNGRIYFNREEIANVNLDSYRNKIALLLNTDSIFEGTIWENLTLSNPNMSSDRVYQMLEDFNVLDHINKLPESLNTYIFSGNKKIGAKTAKKICLIRALLKDPKLLMIEKGYIISENDKKALMKHVNREDTCIFLADDAHRLDEFEPLYLEHK; encoded by the coding sequence ATGGCCAAAAGTTCAATTTCACCCTGGACTAAACTATGGAATCTGCTAAAACTCGAAAAACGGGATATTTTACACGTTTTATACTATGCGATTTTTGCAGGTCTTATTAGCTTAACCCTTCCCTTAGGAATACAGGCAATTATTAATCTTATTCAGGGTGCTGAAGTTTCTACTTCCTGGATTTTATTAACCTGTCTGGTAACTCTTGGAGTTGGATTTAACGGCGCTTTACAGGTGCTACAGCTCGATCTTGTAGAGAATATTCAGGAAAAAGTATTTACCCGTGCTTCTTTCGAATTTATCTACCGGTTCCCAAAAATGCGAGTGAGGGAATTAGAAAATTACTATCCTCCTGAATTATCCAATCGGTTTTTTGATGTGCTCACGCTTCAAAAAGGATTGCAGAAATTACTATTGGATTTTCCGGCAGCGGTAATCCAAATTATTTTTGGCCTTCTATTACTGTCGTTTTATCACCCGTTTTTTATTGCTTTTGCTATCCTATTGATAGTGCTTATTTATATTATCTTTAAATTCAGTCTTTCAAAAGCTTTAGAAACAAGCATTCTGGAATCCAAAAAGAAATACCATATCGCTTTTTGGATTCAGCAGGTCGCTGCAAATTTTAGAACTTTTAAAATTTTTCCAGACGAATACGAACAAAATAAAAATAACCATCTTGTACAGAAATACTTAGAGAACAGACAATCGCATTTTGGCACGGTTAAAAATCAGTACAAACAAATGGTCGTTTTTAAAGTTATCGTGACTTTAGGATTACTTTTAATAGGTGGTTTGCTGGTGATTAATCAACAAATGAATATTGGCCAATTTGTCGCCGCTGAAATTATTATCGTCCTCGTCATAAATTCTGTAGAAAAAATAGGGCTTAGTCTTGAAACTATTTACGACGTTGTAACCGCTGTTGAAAAAATTAGCGAAGTAACTTCAAAAAAATTAGATCGTAAAACAGGTGTTCATGAAAACGATGTGCATCTTTTCCCTATTAAGATAGAAAATCTTCATATTGAAGAAAGCGTGGTACCAGATATTGTGGTCAACAAAGGTGATCTTATCAATATCGTGGGCGCAGAAGTTGTTATAAATGACTTTTTCCATTACCTCTCTGGAATGAAGAAAACCAAGAATGGAAGAATTTATTTTAACCGTGAAGAGATTGCAAATGTTAACCTGGACAGCTATCGCAATAAAATCGCGTTACTTTTAAATACCGATAGTATTTTTGAAGGCACCATCTGGGAGAACTTAACCCTTAGTAATCCTAATATGAGCTCAGACCGGGTATACCAAATGCTGGAAGATTTTAATGTCTTAGACCATATTAATAAACTCCCAGAATCTTTAAACACTTATATCTTTTCTGGGAATAAAAAAATAGGCGCTAAAACAGCTAAAAAGATTTGTTTGATAAGAGCTTTACTTAAGGACCCTAAACTTCTGATGATAGAGAAAGGCTATATTATTTCAGAAAATGATAAGAAAGCACTAATGAAACATGTAAACAGGGAAGACACCTGTATTTTCCTTGCAGATGATGCGCATCGATTAGACGAATTTGAACCGCTTTACCTAGAACACAAATAA
- a CDS encoding ribonucleoside-diphosphate reductase subunit alpha, translating into MTTNVETQPLIADEPKNKRLWWLNDESQQILNRGYLLKGETVKSAIERIANASAKRLYKPELAEAFIEMIERGWMSLSSPIWANMGTERGLPISCFNVYVPDNIEGITHKLGEVIMQTKIGGGTSGYFGELRGRGSAVTDNGKSSGATSFMKLFDTAMDTISQGGVRRGAFAAYLDIDHPDIKEFLEIKNIGNPIQNLFYGVCVPDYWMQEMIEGDMEKREIWAKVLESRQQKGLPYILFKDNINRFKPQVYKDKNRTIHSSNLCSEIALPSTEDESFICCLSSMNLELYDEWKDTEAVKLAIYFLDGVLQEFIAKTEGNHYLASANRFAKNHRALGLGAMGWHSYLQKNRIPFEGMRAKGLTHQIFEDISAKATKASKELATIYGEPEMLKGYGLRNTTLMAIAPTTSSSAILGQTSPGIEPFSSNYYKAGLAKGNFMRKNKYLKQLLEEKGLDNEDTWRSIMLHHGSVQHLETLTQEEKDIFKTFKEISQLEIIQQASVRQKFIDQAQSLNLNIPAGVPVRDVNQLMIEAWKLGVKTLYYQRSQSVSKEFVSNIVNCSSCEA; encoded by the coding sequence ATGACAACGAACGTAGAAACTCAGCCTTTAATCGCAGACGAACCAAAAAATAAAAGACTTTGGTGGCTTAATGATGAAAGTCAGCAAATCCTTAACCGTGGATATTTACTAAAAGGAGAAACCGTGAAATCGGCTATCGAACGTATAGCAAATGCCTCGGCTAAAAGATTGTATAAGCCTGAATTAGCAGAAGCTTTTATCGAAATGATCGAGCGTGGTTGGATGAGTTTAAGTTCACCAATTTGGGCAAATATGGGGACCGAGCGTGGTTTACCCATCTCATGTTTCAATGTCTATGTACCAGATAATATTGAAGGAATTACCCACAAGCTTGGTGAGGTTATTATGCAAACAAAAATTGGTGGAGGAACGTCTGGATATTTTGGAGAATTACGTGGTCGTGGTAGTGCCGTTACCGATAATGGAAAGAGTAGTGGAGCAACCAGTTTTATGAAGCTTTTCGATACGGCAATGGATACAATCTCTCAAGGTGGTGTACGTCGTGGAGCTTTTGCTGCTTATTTAGATATCGATCATCCGGATATTAAAGAATTTCTGGAAATTAAAAATATCGGTAACCCCATTCAGAATTTATTTTATGGGGTTTGTGTACCAGATTACTGGATGCAGGAGATGATTGAAGGTGATATGGAAAAACGTGAAATCTGGGCTAAGGTTTTAGAAAGTCGCCAGCAAAAAGGGTTACCCTATATTTTATTTAAAGACAATATCAACCGCTTTAAACCTCAGGTTTATAAAGATAAAAACAGAACTATTCACTCCAGTAATCTATGTTCTGAAATTGCATTACCTTCTACTGAAGATGAATCTTTTATCTGTTGTTTGTCTTCCATGAACCTGGAGCTTTACGATGAATGGAAAGATACTGAAGCGGTGAAATTAGCAATCTATTTCTTAGACGGAGTTCTTCAGGAATTTATCGCTAAAACCGAAGGAAATCATTACTTAGCTTCAGCCAATAGGTTTGCCAAAAATCACAGAGCACTTGGTTTAGGAGCTATGGGATGGCACTCTTATTTGCAGAAAAACAGAATTCCGTTTGAAGGAATGCGCGCTAAAGGTTTAACACATCAAATATTTGAAGATATTAGTGCTAAGGCAACCAAAGCGAGTAAAGAACTGGCAACTATTTATGGAGAACCAGAAATGCTTAAAGGTTATGGTCTAAGAAATACCACTTTAATGGCGATTGCACCTACCACTTCGTCTTCGGCAATTTTAGGACAAACTTCACCAGGGATAGAGCCTTTTAGTAGTAATTATTATAAGGCCGGTCTTGCTAAAGGAAACTTTATGCGTAAGAATAAATACCTGAAGCAATTATTGGAAGAAAAAGGACTGGATAACGAAGATACCTGGAGAAGTATCATGCTACATCATGGTAGTGTTCAGCACTTAGAAACCTTAACACAGGAAGAAAAAGATATTTTTAAAACCTTTAAAGAAATTAGCCAGTTAGAGATTATTCAACAGGCATCGGTTAGGCAAAAATTTATCGATCAGGCGCAAAGTTTAAATCTTAATATTCCAGCAGGAGTTCCGGTAAGAGATGTAAACCAGCTAATGATCGAAGCCTGGAAATTAGGGGTGAAAACTTTATATTATCAAAGAAGCCAGAGCGTTTCGAAAGAATTTGTATCTAACATTGTAAATTGTTCAAGCTGTGAAGCTTGA
- a CDS encoding ribonucleotide-diphosphate reductase subunit beta yields the protein MSIFDKRLNYKPFEYPGVLDFTDAINQSFWVHSEVDFTADVQDFHSHLTTGEKDVVKKSLLAIAQIEVAVKSFWGDLYKHLPKPEFNGLGSTFAECEFRHSQAYSRLLEVLGYNNEFAKVVEVPAIKKRIAYLTEALEHTKAEDPKDYVSSLILFSILIENVSLFSQFAIVLSFNRFKGVMKNVSNIIAWTSVDEQIHANAGIYIINQIREEYPDYFNEEMTRKLTDVVTRSIEVEEEILDWIFENGQLENINKKNLMDFMKFRLDDSLKSIGLPKQYNITAAEYQPMLWFEEEVFANSLDDFFARRPVDYTKHDKSITASDLF from the coding sequence ATGAGTATTTTTGACAAGCGGCTAAATTATAAGCCTTTTGAGTATCCGGGAGTTTTAGATTTTACAGATGCTATTAATCAATCGTTTTGGGTACATTCTGAGGTGGATTTTACCGCAGATGTACAGGATTTTCATTCGCATTTAACCACAGGAGAGAAAGATGTGGTAAAGAAAAGTTTACTGGCAATTGCACAAATTGAAGTTGCTGTAAAATCGTTTTGGGGTGATTTATATAAACATTTACCAAAACCGGAATTTAATGGATTAGGAAGTACTTTTGCCGAATGTGAATTTAGACATTCACAAGCCTATTCAAGACTTTTAGAAGTGTTGGGGTATAATAATGAATTTGCCAAAGTGGTAGAAGTTCCTGCTATTAAAAAACGTATTGCTTATTTAACCGAAGCTTTGGAGCATACCAAAGCTGAGGATCCCAAGGATTATGTGTCTTCTTTGATTTTATTTTCAATTTTGATTGAAAATGTATCCCTGTTTAGTCAGTTTGCCATTGTGTTATCCTTTAACCGTTTTAAGGGAGTAATGAAGAATGTGAGCAATATTATCGCTTGGACTTCAGTAGACGAGCAGATTCATGCTAATGCCGGAATTTATATTATTAATCAGATTCGCGAGGAATATCCGGATTATTTTAATGAAGAAATGACCCGTAAATTAACAGATGTGGTAACCAGATCTATTGAAGTAGAAGAAGAAATTCTGGACTGGATCTTTGAAAACGGTCAGTTAGAAAATATCAATAAAAAGAATCTAATGGATTTTATGAAATTTAGATTAGATGATAGTTTAAAAAGCATAGGACTCCCGAAGCAATACAATATTACTGCAGCTGAATATCAGCCAATGCTTTGGTTTGAAGAAGAAGTTTTTGCCAATAGTTTAGATGATTTCTTTGCCAGACGTCCTGTAGATTACACCAAACACGATAAAAGTATTACTGCATCAGACCTTTTTTAA